One genomic segment of Amycolatopsis sp. WQ 127309 includes these proteins:
- the guaA gene encoding glutamine-hydrolyzing GMP synthase, with protein sequence MPSPTGPVLVVDFGAQYAQLIARRVREAQIYSEVVPHNASVEELLAKNPSAIILSGGPSSVYAEGAPSMDPKLTEAGVPIFGICYGHQLLASALGGVVEPTGVREFGRTEVRVTGDGGVLHAGLPARQPAWMSHNDSVTKAPEGSVVTASSDGAVVAGFEDVERRFAGVQYHPEVAHSPHGQEVLRRFLHDIAGIKPQWTTSSIVEDQVQRITEQVGDGRAICGLSGGVDSAVAAALVQRAIGDRLTCVFVDHGLLRAGERTQVEQDFVAATGVNLVTVDARDRFLDALAGVTDPEQKRKIIGREFIRVFEQAERDLKAEGDYRFLVQGTLYPDVVESGGGEGTANIKSHHNVGGLPDDLQFELVEPLRLLFKDEVRKVGTELGLPETIVQRQPFPGPGLGIRIIGAVDAERLETLRAADLIAREELTAAGLDRSIWQCPVVLLADVRSVGVQGDGRTYGHPIVLRPVSSEDAMTADWTRLPYEVLERISTRITNEVAEVNRVVLDVTSKPPGTIEWE encoded by the coding sequence GTGCCCAGTCCCACCGGTCCGGTTCTCGTCGTGGACTTCGGGGCGCAGTACGCGCAGCTGATCGCCCGGCGCGTCCGGGAGGCGCAGATCTACTCGGAGGTCGTGCCGCACAACGCGTCCGTCGAGGAGCTCCTCGCGAAGAACCCCTCGGCGATCATCCTTTCCGGCGGCCCCTCGAGCGTGTACGCCGAAGGCGCCCCGAGCATGGACCCGAAGCTCACCGAAGCGGGCGTCCCGATCTTCGGCATCTGCTACGGCCACCAGCTGCTCGCCAGCGCGCTCGGTGGCGTCGTCGAGCCGACCGGCGTCCGCGAGTTCGGCCGCACCGAGGTCCGCGTCACCGGCGACGGCGGGGTCCTGCACGCCGGCCTGCCCGCGCGCCAGCCCGCCTGGATGAGCCACAACGACAGCGTCACCAAGGCCCCGGAGGGCTCGGTCGTCACGGCCTCCTCCGACGGCGCCGTGGTCGCCGGCTTCGAAGACGTCGAGCGCCGTTTCGCCGGCGTCCAGTACCACCCCGAGGTCGCGCACTCGCCGCACGGCCAGGAGGTGCTGCGCCGCTTCCTGCACGACATCGCGGGCATCAAGCCGCAGTGGACGACGTCGTCGATCGTCGAAGACCAGGTCCAGCGGATCACCGAGCAGGTCGGCGACGGTCGCGCGATCTGCGGCCTGTCCGGCGGCGTCGACTCCGCTGTCGCGGCCGCGCTGGTGCAGCGCGCCATCGGTGACAGGCTGACCTGCGTGTTCGTCGACCACGGCCTGCTGCGGGCGGGGGAGCGCACCCAGGTCGAGCAGGACTTCGTCGCCGCCACCGGCGTCAACCTGGTCACCGTCGACGCCCGCGACCGCTTCCTCGACGCGCTCGCCGGCGTCACCGACCCGGAGCAGAAGCGCAAGATCATCGGCCGCGAGTTCATCCGCGTCTTCGAGCAGGCCGAGCGCGACCTCAAGGCCGAGGGCGACTACCGCTTCCTGGTCCAGGGCACGCTCTACCCGGACGTCGTCGAGTCCGGCGGCGGCGAGGGCACGGCCAACATCAAGAGCCACCACAACGTCGGCGGCCTGCCGGACGACCTGCAGTTCGAGCTCGTCGAGCCGCTGCGGTTGCTGTTCAAGGACGAGGTCCGCAAGGTCGGCACCGAGCTGGGCCTGCCGGAGACGATCGTCCAGCGCCAGCCGTTCCCCGGACCCGGCCTGGGCATCCGCATCATCGGTGCGGTCGACGCCGAGCGCCTCGAGACCTTGCGCGCGGCCGACCTGATCGCCCGCGAGGAGCTGACGGCGGCCGGGCTGGACCGCAGCATCTGGCAGTGCCCGGTCGTGCTGCTGGCCGACGTCCGCAGCGTCGGCGTCCAGGGTGACGGCCGCACGTACGGCCATCCGATCGTCCTGCGTCCGGTGTCGTCCGAGGATGCGATGACCGCGGACTGGACGCGTCTGCCGTACGAGGTCCTGGAGCGGATCTCGACCCGCATCACCAACGAGGTGGCGGAGGTCAACCGGGTGGTCCTGGACGTCACGTCCAAGCCGCCGGGCACGATCGAGTGGGAGTAA
- a CDS encoding FAD-dependent oxidoreductase, with protein sequence MDSEQDAGQPAGQPDVYPRMDLDRRAFLRIAGVSAAGAVAAACSTGGSPVPVGSTAPTTAPPASPTTSRPPTGPPNWDDLRTRLTGGLLRPGDDDYETAKHAFNPLFDGRNPVAVAQASTAQDVQACVQAIAGRVSIAARSGGHSYAGYSVPEGGMVIDLSAMNKVEVQGTKAVIGAGAKLKDVYAALGAAGRALPAGSCPTVGIAGLTLGGGIGVLARKYGLTCDHLSSAKVVTADGKLVTASATSEPDLFWALRGGGGGNFGVVTEFTFDTDPAPNLTVFSLHFPVGSAADVLNAWQQWIPAMPPELWANLVVSGGSPVQCRVGGCYVGGASGLNTLLNNLTTNAGAKPTQRTVRSLDYLGAMKYFEGSSDRQSFLGSSRIITAPVDAAKVVALATGRAGTDLLIDGLGGKVGEPAKNATAFWHRDALASVQVYAQATAKNQAKVSQSVADVVAGLAAAGAGGGYVNYIDPALPDWKTAYYGDNVNRLQDVAKKYDPFNVFRFGQGIQV encoded by the coding sequence GTGGACAGCGAGCAGGACGCGGGACAACCCGCCGGACAGCCGGACGTCTACCCCCGTATGGACCTGGACCGAAGGGCGTTCCTCCGGATCGCGGGCGTTTCGGCGGCAGGCGCGGTCGCCGCGGCCTGCTCGACCGGCGGCAGCCCGGTGCCCGTGGGCTCGACCGCGCCCACGACCGCGCCCCCGGCCTCGCCGACGACCAGCAGGCCGCCGACCGGGCCGCCGAACTGGGACGACCTGCGCACCCGGCTGACCGGTGGCCTCCTCCGCCCGGGTGACGACGACTACGAGACCGCCAAGCACGCCTTCAACCCGCTCTTCGACGGCCGCAACCCCGTCGCCGTGGCCCAGGCCTCGACGGCCCAGGACGTGCAGGCGTGCGTCCAGGCCATCGCCGGCCGCGTGAGCATCGCCGCGCGCAGCGGCGGGCACAGCTACGCCGGGTACTCCGTGCCCGAGGGCGGGATGGTCATCGACCTGTCCGCGATGAACAAGGTGGAAGTCCAGGGCACCAAGGCCGTGATCGGTGCCGGCGCGAAGCTCAAGGACGTCTACGCGGCGCTCGGTGCGGCCGGGCGCGCGCTGCCCGCCGGGTCGTGCCCGACGGTCGGGATCGCCGGGCTGACCCTCGGCGGCGGCATCGGCGTGCTCGCCCGCAAGTACGGCCTGACCTGCGATCACCTCAGCTCCGCCAAGGTCGTCACGGCCGACGGCAAGCTCGTGACGGCGTCCGCGACGTCCGAGCCGGACCTGTTCTGGGCGCTGCGCGGCGGCGGTGGCGGCAACTTCGGCGTCGTCACCGAGTTCACCTTCGACACCGACCCGGCGCCGAACCTGACGGTGTTCTCGCTGCACTTCCCGGTCGGCTCGGCGGCCGACGTGCTCAACGCGTGGCAGCAGTGGATCCCCGCGATGCCGCCGGAGCTGTGGGCGAACCTGGTCGTTTCGGGCGGTTCGCCGGTCCAGTGCCGGGTCGGCGGCTGCTACGTCGGCGGCGCGTCCGGGCTGAACACGCTGCTGAACAACCTGACCACCAACGCCGGCGCGAAGCCGACGCAGCGCACCGTCCGCAGCCTCGACTACCTCGGCGCCATGAAGTACTTCGAGGGCAGCTCGGACCGCCAGTCGTTCCTCGGGTCGTCGCGGATCATCACGGCCCCGGTCGACGCGGCGAAGGTCGTCGCGCTCGCCACCGGCCGCGCCGGCACCGACCTGCTCATCGACGGCCTCGGCGGCAAGGTCGGTGAACCGGCCAAGAACGCCACCGCGTTCTGGCACCGCGACGCGCTGGCCAGCGTGCAGGTCTACGCGCAGGCGACGGCGAAGAACCAGGCCAAGGTGAGCCAGTCCGTCGCCGACGTCGTCGCGGGCCTCGCCGCGGCCGGCGCGGGCGGCGGCTACGTCAACTACATCGACCCGGCCCTGCCCGACTGGAAGACCGCCTACTACGGCGACAACGTCAACCGGCTGCAGGACGTCGCGAAGAAGTACGACCCCTTCAACGTCTTCCGGTTCGGGCAGGGCATCCAGGTCTGA
- a CDS encoding aldehyde dehydrogenase family protein, producing MDMITPEPRPAWIAGRPEPGATTLVVHHPYDGSEVATVAVPGPEQVERAVVAAVASAKELRRLPAHVRAGALEHVSRVLAARADEIAEVITAENGKPLKWAEAEVNRAVSVFRIAAEEARRFTGEVQRLDTDPAGEARMALTRRVPRGPVLGIAPFNFPLNLVAHKVAPALAIGAPIIVKPAPRTPLSSLILGEILAETDLPEGAFSVLPLGNEETQALVADPRLPVVSFTGSGPVGWSIRDAAPRKHVVLELGGNAAAVVLRDWPDPEGAAHRIATFGNYQAGQSCIAVQRVIVDAAIAGEFVPELLEAVQSQRTGDPYDRNTDVGPVVDEAAAERIVAWVDEAVAAGAKLLTGGTRDGATVAPTLLTDVPPDTKAWSEEIFGPVLAVSVVDGVDEAFRSVNDSAYGLQAGVFTTDVQLAFHASAELEVGGVIIGDVPSYRADQMPYGGVKGSGAGREGVLAAMHDLTEERVTVFTGIDL from the coding sequence ATGGACATGATCACCCCCGAGCCGCGCCCCGCCTGGATCGCCGGCCGCCCCGAACCGGGCGCGACCACCCTCGTCGTGCACCACCCGTACGACGGCAGCGAGGTCGCCACGGTCGCGGTTCCCGGGCCGGAGCAGGTCGAGCGCGCGGTCGTCGCCGCGGTGGCGAGCGCGAAGGAGCTGCGACGGCTGCCCGCGCACGTCCGGGCCGGCGCGCTCGAGCACGTCTCCCGGGTCCTCGCCGCCCGCGCCGACGAGATCGCCGAGGTGATCACGGCGGAGAACGGCAAGCCGCTGAAGTGGGCCGAGGCCGAGGTGAACCGCGCGGTGTCGGTGTTCCGCATCGCCGCCGAGGAGGCCCGCCGGTTCACCGGCGAGGTCCAGCGGCTCGACACCGACCCCGCGGGCGAGGCGCGGATGGCGCTGACCCGCCGCGTCCCGCGCGGGCCGGTGCTCGGCATCGCGCCGTTCAACTTCCCGCTCAACCTGGTGGCGCACAAGGTCGCGCCGGCCCTCGCGATCGGCGCGCCGATCATCGTCAAGCCCGCGCCGCGGACGCCGCTCTCGTCGTTGATCCTGGGTGAGATCCTGGCCGAGACGGACCTGCCGGAAGGCGCGTTTTCCGTGCTGCCACTGGGAAACGAGGAAACGCAGGCGCTCGTCGCCGACCCGCGGCTGCCGGTCGTGTCGTTCACCGGTTCCGGCCCGGTCGGCTGGTCGATCCGCGACGCCGCGCCGCGCAAGCACGTCGTGCTGGAGCTCGGCGGCAACGCGGCGGCCGTCGTGCTGCGCGACTGGCCCGACCCCGAGGGCGCCGCGCACCGCATCGCCACCTTCGGCAACTACCAGGCCGGGCAGTCCTGCATCGCCGTGCAGCGGGTGATCGTGGACGCCGCGATCGCCGGCGAGTTCGTCCCCGAACTGCTGGAAGCCGTGCAGTCGCAGCGGACCGGCGACCCGTACGACCGCAACACCGACGTCGGGCCGGTCGTCGACGAGGCCGCCGCCGAGCGGATCGTCGCGTGGGTCGACGAGGCCGTCGCGGCGGGTGCGAAGCTGCTCACCGGCGGCACGCGGGACGGCGCGACCGTCGCCCCCACGCTGCTCACCGACGTCCCGCCGGACACGAAGGCGTGGTCGGAGGAGATCTTCGGCCCGGTGCTCGCGGTGTCCGTTGTGGACGGTGTGGACGAGGCCTTCCGGTCGGTCAACGACTCCGCGTACGGGCTGCAGGCCGGCGTCTTCACCACCGACGTCCAGCTGGCCTTCCACGCGTCGGCGGAGCTGGAGGTCGGCGGCGTGATCATCGGCGACGTGCCGTCCTACCGCGCCGACCAGATGCCCTACGGCGGGGTCAAGGGCTCCGGCGCCGGCCGCGAGGGCGTGCTCGCCGCGATGCACGACCTCACCGAGGAGCGCGTCACGGTGTTCACCGGCATCGACCTCTGA
- a CDS encoding DUF397 domain-containing protein, with amino-acid sequence MGPQQLTGWRKSSHSHFEENACVEIGSAPGVVGVRDTKQAALGAARPVLVYPAEAFAALVRHLTGER; translated from the coding sequence ATGGGCCCCCAGCAGCTCACCGGTTGGCGCAAGTCGAGCCACAGTCACTTCGAAGAGAACGCCTGCGTGGAGATCGGTTCCGCGCCCGGCGTCGTCGGGGTGCGGGACACCAAGCAAGCGGCACTCGGTGCCGCCCGCCCGGTGCTCGTCTACCCCGCGGAGGCCTTCGCGGCCTTAGTGCGGCACCTCACCGGCGAACGGTGA
- a CDS encoding GuaB3 family IMP dehydrogenase-related protein translates to MRDLVEIGMGRTARRAYDLDDVEIVPSRRTRSSSVVSTSWQIDAYRFDLPLVTHPTDAIVSPGTAVAVGELGGLGVLNAEGLWARHPNVEDAIFQLVRAAEDVEDPTAVGRVLQELHAAPIRLDLLTEAIKTVRESGVTVAARVSPQHAAELTPDLIAAGVEILVVQGTIISAEHVVRDAEPLNLKDFIGRLDVPVIAGGVSDYRTAMHLMRTGAAGVIVGHGYTPGVTSTDRVLGIGVPMATAVIDAAAARRDYLDETGGRYVHVLADGGMTTSGDIAKAIACGADAVMLGSPLAAASDAPGQGLYWTAAAAHPSLPRSRVAAGPDYAVDLKTLLFGPSSDAEGVVNLFGALRRAMAKTGYSDLKEFQRVGLTVRR, encoded by the coding sequence GTGCGGGACCTGGTCGAGATCGGGATGGGCCGCACCGCGCGGCGGGCGTATGACCTCGACGACGTCGAGATCGTGCCCTCACGGCGGACCCGGTCGTCGTCGGTGGTGTCCACCTCGTGGCAGATCGACGCCTACCGCTTCGACCTGCCGCTGGTCACCCACCCGACGGACGCGATCGTCTCGCCCGGCACCGCGGTCGCCGTCGGCGAGCTCGGCGGCCTGGGCGTGCTCAACGCCGAAGGGCTCTGGGCCCGGCACCCGAACGTCGAGGACGCGATCTTCCAGCTGGTCCGCGCGGCCGAGGACGTCGAGGACCCGACCGCCGTCGGCCGGGTGCTGCAGGAGCTGCACGCCGCGCCGATCCGGCTCGACCTGCTGACCGAGGCGATCAAGACGGTCCGCGAGTCCGGCGTCACGGTGGCCGCGCGCGTCAGCCCGCAGCACGCCGCCGAGCTGACCCCGGACCTGATCGCGGCCGGCGTCGAGATCCTCGTCGTGCAGGGCACGATCATCTCCGCCGAGCACGTGGTGCGCGACGCCGAGCCGCTGAACCTCAAGGACTTCATCGGCCGCCTCGACGTGCCGGTGATCGCCGGCGGCGTCAGCGACTACCGCACGGCGATGCACCTGATGCGCACCGGCGCGGCCGGCGTGATCGTCGGCCACGGTTACACGCCGGGCGTGACGAGCACCGACCGCGTGCTCGGCATCGGCGTGCCGATGGCCACGGCCGTCATCGACGCCGCGGCCGCCCGCCGCGACTACCTCGACGAGACCGGCGGCCGCTACGTGCACGTGCTGGCGGACGGCGGCATGACGACGTCGGGGGACATCGCGAAGGCCATCGCGTGCGGCGCGGACGCCGTCATGCTCGGTTCACCACTGGCCGCCGCGTCGGACGCGCCCGGGCAGGGCCTGTACTGGACGGCGGCGGCCGCGCACCCGTCGCTGCCGCGCTCGCGCGTGGCGGCCGGGCCGGACTACGCCGTCGACCTCAAGACCCTGCTGTTCGGGCCGTCGTCCGACGCGGAGGGCGTGGTGAACCTCTTCGGGGCCCTGCGTCGCGCGATGGCGAAAACGGGTTATTCGGATTTGAAGGAGTTCCAGCGGGTGGGGCTCACCGTTCGCCGGTGA
- a CDS encoding DinB family protein, giving the protein MTVDWTTQLADQLDFHWQNFFRPKLDGLTDDEYLWEPVPGCWTVRPRKSDDEPGSGEFTIDFAHPAPEPPPVTTIAWRLSHILVGVLGMRTASHFGGPAMDYDSYDYPGTAAGALGQLDELYGRWIAGVRALDAAGLARPCGPAEGPYAAEPLATLVLHINRETLHHGAEVLLLRDLYRRR; this is encoded by the coding sequence ATGACTGTCGATTGGACCACCCAGCTCGCCGACCAGCTCGACTTCCACTGGCAGAACTTCTTCCGCCCGAAGCTCGACGGCCTCACGGACGACGAGTACCTGTGGGAGCCGGTGCCGGGCTGCTGGACGGTGCGGCCGCGGAAGTCGGACGACGAACCCGGCTCGGGCGAGTTCACCATCGACTTCGCCCACCCCGCGCCCGAACCGCCCCCGGTCACGACGATCGCCTGGCGGCTCAGCCACATCCTGGTCGGCGTGCTCGGCATGCGGACGGCGTCCCACTTCGGCGGGCCCGCGATGGACTACGACTCCTACGACTACCCGGGAACGGCCGCCGGCGCGCTGGGCCAGCTGGACGAGCTGTACGGCCGCTGGATCGCGGGCGTGCGCGCGCTGGACGCCGCCGGCCTCGCCCGGCCGTGCGGCCCGGCGGAGGGCCCGTACGCCGCGGAACCACTGGCCACGCTGGTCCTGCACATCAACCGCGAGACCCTCCACCACGGCGCCGAGGTCCTGCTGCTGCGCGACCTCTATCGCCGCCGCTGA
- a CDS encoding GMC family oxidoreductase encodes MTASNTTTSADGFDYDVVVVGSGFGGSVAALRLTEKGYRVAVVEAGRRFADDEFAKTSWDLKRYLWAPQVGCYGIQRIHMLNDVMVLAGAGVGGGSLVYANTLYRPLKPFYADQQWSHITDWESELAPHYDQASRMLGVVTNPTITPSDVVMRDVAKDMGVGGSFHPTPVGVYFGKPGEKAADPFFGGAGPARTGCTECGACMTGCRVGAKNTLVKNYLYLAEQDGAQVIPLTTVTSVRLRSGGGYDVDLKKTGTTSRRFRTTITAEKVVFAAGTWGTQNLLHKMKDTGTLPALSRRLGELTRTNSEAIIGAARTDVDESRNFSRGVAITSSIHPDENTHIEPVRYGKGSNAMSLLQTIATDGASPVPRWRQAVSFMVKHPLQTAKLLNGYRWSERTVILLVMQSLDNSITTYTKRGLFGRRKYTSKQGHGEPNPSFIPAGHEANERTADRIGGLAGGTWGEIFDIPLTAHFIGGVPIGATTDEGVIDPYHRVFGYPGLSVVDGAAITANLGVNPSLTITAQAERAFSFWPNKGEPDERPTQDVPYVRLEPIAPKNPAVPADAPAALRRS; translated from the coding sequence GTGACTGCCAGTAACACCACCACCAGTGCAGATGGTTTCGACTACGACGTCGTCGTGGTCGGGTCGGGGTTCGGCGGCAGCGTCGCGGCGCTGCGGCTCACCGAGAAGGGCTACCGGGTCGCCGTCGTCGAGGCGGGGCGCCGGTTCGCCGACGACGAGTTCGCGAAGACGTCCTGGGACCTCAAGCGCTACCTGTGGGCGCCGCAGGTCGGCTGCTACGGGATCCAGCGCATCCACATGCTCAACGACGTCATGGTGCTCGCGGGCGCCGGCGTCGGCGGCGGGTCGCTCGTCTACGCGAACACGCTGTACCGGCCGCTGAAGCCGTTCTACGCCGACCAGCAGTGGTCGCACATCACCGACTGGGAGTCCGAGCTCGCGCCGCACTACGACCAGGCGAGCCGGATGCTCGGGGTCGTCACGAACCCGACCATCACGCCGTCGGACGTCGTGATGCGCGACGTCGCGAAGGACATGGGCGTCGGCGGCTCGTTCCACCCGACCCCCGTCGGCGTCTACTTCGGCAAGCCGGGGGAGAAGGCCGCGGACCCGTTCTTCGGGGGCGCCGGGCCCGCGCGCACCGGCTGCACCGAGTGCGGCGCCTGCATGACCGGCTGCCGCGTTGGCGCGAAGAACACGCTGGTCAAGAACTACCTGTACCTCGCCGAGCAGGACGGCGCGCAGGTCATCCCGCTCACGACGGTGACGTCGGTCCGGCTCCGTTCGGGCGGCGGCTACGACGTCGACCTGAAGAAGACCGGGACGACGTCCCGCCGGTTCCGGACGACGATCACGGCCGAGAAGGTCGTCTTCGCCGCGGGCACGTGGGGCACGCAGAACCTGCTGCACAAGATGAAGGACACCGGCACGCTGCCCGCGCTGTCGCGGCGCCTGGGCGAGCTGACCCGGACGAACTCCGAGGCGATCATCGGCGCCGCGCGCACCGACGTCGACGAGAGCCGCAACTTCAGCCGCGGGGTCGCGATCACGTCGTCGATTCACCCGGACGAGAACACCCACATCGAGCCGGTCCGCTACGGCAAGGGCAGCAACGCGATGAGCCTGCTGCAGACCATCGCCACCGACGGCGCCTCGCCGGTGCCGCGCTGGCGGCAGGCCGTGTCGTTCATGGTCAAGCACCCGCTCCAGACGGCGAAGCTGCTCAACGGCTACCGCTGGAGCGAGCGCACGGTGATCCTGCTGGTGATGCAGAGCCTCGACAACTCGATCACGACGTACACGAAGCGCGGCCTGTTCGGCCGGCGCAAGTACACCTCGAAGCAGGGCCACGGCGAGCCGAACCCGAGCTTCATCCCGGCGGGCCACGAGGCCAACGAGCGCACGGCCGACCGCATCGGCGGCCTCGCGGGCGGCACCTGGGGCGAGATCTTCGACATCCCGCTGACGGCCCACTTCATCGGCGGCGTCCCGATCGGCGCCACGACGGACGAGGGCGTGATCGACCCGTACCACCGGGTGTTCGGCTATCCGGGCCTGTCGGTGGTCGACGGCGCGGCGATCACGGCCAACCTCGGCGTGAACCCGTCCCTGACGATCACGGCCCAGGCGGAGCGGGCGTTCTCGTTCTGGCCGAACAAGGGCGAACCGGACGAGCGCCCCACACAGGACGTGCCGTACGTGCGGCTGGAGCCGATCGCGCCGAAGAACCCGGCCGTCCCGGCGGACGCCCCGGCAGCCCTGCGGCGGTCCTAG
- a CDS encoding rhomboid family intramembrane serine protease, with translation MTTRAAARNPFGALATGPRLPVLTGVVFLVTLACGIAQLVHPPLYDHVVRDAARIDDGEWYRLLTGMFFQDGWAFGLVSNLLWLAVFGTLAERTFGRWRWLVLYFGCGLFGQFMSYVWLNPVGAGNSMCVAGLLGALAVLVIVASRRYGVVLPMQFRVLAWALPVLAVADTVVHDNHGVPCLLGMALGFALLPRPVTTQSG, from the coding sequence ATGACCACTCGCGCCGCAGCTCGCAACCCGTTCGGGGCCCTCGCCACCGGTCCCCGCCTGCCGGTGCTGACGGGCGTGGTCTTCCTGGTGACGCTGGCGTGCGGGATCGCGCAGCTGGTGCACCCGCCGCTGTACGACCACGTCGTGCGGGACGCGGCCCGCATCGACGACGGCGAGTGGTACCGCCTGCTCACCGGCATGTTCTTTCAGGACGGCTGGGCGTTCGGGCTGGTCTCGAACCTGCTCTGGCTGGCGGTGTTCGGCACGCTCGCCGAGCGCACCTTCGGCCGGTGGCGGTGGCTGGTGCTGTACTTCGGCTGCGGGTTGTTCGGGCAGTTCATGAGCTACGTCTGGCTCAACCCGGTCGGTGCGGGCAACTCGATGTGCGTCGCCGGCCTGCTCGGCGCGCTGGCCGTGCTGGTCATCGTGGCGTCGCGCCGCTACGGCGTGGTGCTGCCCATGCAGTTCCGGGTCTTGGCGTGGGCGTTGCCGGTGCTGGCGGTGGCCGACACGGTCGTCCACGACAACCACGGCGTGCCCTGCCTGCTGGGCATGGCGCTCGGCTTCGCGCTCCTGCCGCGGCCCGTCACGACTCAGTCCGGGTAG
- a CDS encoding maleylpyruvate isomerase N-terminal domain-containing protein, translated as MTTASEQASGKARALLDGVRRLDDEWARVAGGLGEPELRAPSALPGWTRAHVVAHVARNADGLRNLLTWANTGVETPMYASPEARDTDIEAGARQAVPDILADFVASAGRFEQYAVAMPDDAWAREARNRQGGPVTGAVVARMRLSELTIHLADLGIGPDLDQVLALLGPLTEDVVQHAITSRGAHLPALRLVTDGFEWTMGDAPEETVTGTPGALLAWLSGRSDGSALDGAVPRVPAWS; from the coding sequence GTGACGACGGCATCGGAACAGGCATCCGGGAAGGCACGCGCATTGCTCGACGGCGTGCGGCGGCTCGACGACGAATGGGCCCGCGTGGCCGGCGGGCTCGGTGAGCCCGAACTGCGCGCGCCGAGTGCGTTGCCCGGCTGGACGCGGGCGCACGTCGTGGCGCACGTCGCGCGCAACGCCGATGGCCTGCGCAACCTGCTGACCTGGGCGAACACCGGTGTCGAGACGCCGATGTACGCCAGCCCCGAGGCTCGCGACACGGACATCGAGGCCGGTGCGCGGCAGGCGGTGCCGGACATCCTCGCGGACTTCGTCGCGTCGGCCGGGCGGTTCGAGCAGTACGCCGTGGCCATGCCGGACGACGCCTGGGCGCGCGAGGCCCGCAACCGCCAGGGCGGGCCCGTGACCGGCGCCGTCGTCGCGCGGATGCGGCTGTCCGAGCTGACCATCCACCTCGCCGACCTGGGGATCGGGCCCGACCTCGACCAGGTGCTGGCCCTGCTCGGCCCGCTCACCGAGGACGTCGTCCAGCACGCGATCACCTCCCGCGGTGCCCACCTGCCGGCGTTGCGCCTGGTCACCGACGGCTTCGAGTGGACGATGGGCGACGCGCCGGAGGAGACCGTCACGGGCACGCCCGGCGCGCTGCTGGCCTGGCTGAGCGGCCGGTCCGACGGGTCCGCCTTGGACGGTGCCGTGCCACGCGTTCCTGCCTGGTCCTGA
- a CDS encoding zinc-dependent alcohol dehydrogenase family protein, whose amino-acid sequence MRATVIYGAGDVRVETVPDPKLVEPTDVVLRVVRSCICGSDLWPYADMKPSEHGRRIGHEFLGIVEETGADVTTVAKGDLAVAPFLYSDNTCEFCREGLQTSCLHGGGWGAKGVDGGQGEAVRVPQADGTLVKLPHTEDDALLSSFLTLSDVFSTGHHAAVKARVSAGQNVTVIGDGAVGLSAVLAAKRLGADRIVLMGRHQARTDLGREFGATDVVAERGDEGVEKVRELTGGHGTHAVLECVGTKGAFEMGIGAVRAGGAVSRVGLPQYDEGPIGVGVFRRNVTVTGGVAPARHYIPELLPDVLDGKYQPGRVFDRTIDVEGVPDGYRAMAGREALKVLIKP is encoded by the coding sequence ATGCGAGCGACAGTCATCTACGGTGCCGGCGACGTGCGGGTGGAGACCGTGCCCGACCCGAAGCTGGTCGAGCCCACCGACGTCGTCCTGCGCGTCGTGCGGTCCTGCATCTGCGGGAGCGACCTCTGGCCCTACGCCGACATGAAGCCGAGCGAGCACGGCCGCCGCATCGGGCACGAGTTCCTCGGCATCGTCGAGGAGACCGGCGCCGACGTGACGACCGTCGCGAAGGGCGACCTCGCCGTCGCGCCGTTCCTCTACTCCGACAACACCTGCGAGTTCTGCCGCGAAGGCCTCCAGACGTCCTGCCTGCACGGCGGCGGCTGGGGCGCGAAGGGCGTCGACGGCGGGCAGGGCGAGGCCGTGCGCGTACCGCAGGCCGACGGCACCCTGGTCAAGCTCCCGCACACCGAGGACGACGCGCTGCTCTCGTCGTTCCTCACGCTGTCGGACGTCTTCTCGACCGGTCACCACGCCGCGGTGAAGGCGCGCGTGAGCGCGGGCCAGAACGTCACCGTCATCGGCGACGGCGCCGTCGGCCTCTCCGCCGTCCTCGCGGCGAAGCGGCTCGGCGCCGACCGGATCGTCCTCATGGGACGCCACCAGGCGCGCACCGACCTCGGCCGCGAGTTCGGCGCGACCGACGTCGTCGCCGAGCGAGGTGACGAAGGCGTCGAGAAGGTCCGCGAGCTGACCGGCGGCCACGGGACGCACGCCGTGCTCGAGTGCGTCGGCACGAAGGGCGCGTTCGAGATGGGCATCGGGGCCGTGCGGGCGGGTGGCGCGGTCAGCCGCGTCGGCCTGCCGCAGTACGACGAGGGCCCGATCGGCGTGGGCGTGTTCCGCCGCAACGTCACCGTCACCGGCGGGGTCGCGCCGGCCCGGCACTACATCCCCGAGCTGCTGCCGGACGTCCTCGACGGCAAGTACCAGCCCGGCAGGGTCTTCGACCGGACCATCGACGTCGAAGGCGTCCCGGACGGCTACCGGGCCATGGCCGGCCGCGAAGCGCTGAAGGTGCTCATCAAGCCGTGA